A segment of the Vibrio aquimaris genome:
TGAAGACCCACTTTTGATAACTTTTCTGCGACTTTCGCTCCAACACCAGTCAGAGAAGTTAAGGAAATGGCAGAGAGTAATTGAGACATGACACAGCTCGGTACGTTATTTACTGGCTAATCGACTTTACTAGTTAACCACTGAGCTGTGTTTTTGTACAGGGAAACTTAGGTCCTGTGCCGAGTTTTGCTTTATTTTTGCTGCATCTCTCGCCACCAATCTTCACTTGCGATTACCTCACCCTGTTCATCGATAAGTGGATAAGGCAAGCCTTTGCGCTTGGCAACTTTGGCTAGCACAGGGTGGCCGCGTTCAAACAAAACTTTTTGCACAGTACTTTCAGCGATTGGATTGGCTGGGTTGTCATACAAACCCGCAGCTTGCCTCTGGCGCTGAGCCTCATACATGATAACGGCACTAGCAACTGACACATTGAGTGATTGCACCATGCCCAGCATTGGAATAATGATATCTTGATCGGCGAGCTGTTTGGCTTGCTCTGATGCCCCCATTTTCTCGCCACCCAGAATGATGGCTGTCGGCTTGGTGTAATTAATGTCGCGAAAATCGACCGCGGTTTCCGACAAATTGGTGACTAAAACCTGCATATTTTGCTGTTTTAGTATATTCACGGCGTCGTTAATCGTATCGTGGGTTTCTACTTCTACCCAGTTGCGAGCTCCCGCTGATGTATGACTGAGTGTGCGCATTGCATTTGGCCAAACGGCATGTATTTTATGGATAGCAGTGGCATCGGCGCTGCGAATTACGGCTGAGACATTGTTAGGTTTATGGACTTCTTCGAGACAAAATGTCAGGTCAGTTTGGCGTGACTTGAGGACTTGTTGAATCCGTTGGTAACGTTCTAAGTTCATAGTTATATGTGTGATTTAAGCCCTTGAGCCAGTAAGCTCAAGGGCATAGTTAAGACAAGGTTAGTTTTTGCGACGTCGCACCTTAAGAGCATGAGGCATGGCTTTAATTTTGCGCATGATGCCAGCAAGATGGACCCTATCCTTGGTAGTGAGCAGAACTGTGACTGTGTATAAACGACCGTCTTTCTCTTCCGTTGATAGTCCGTGAATATTTGAACCCGTTTTTGAGATAACATTAGTCAGTTCAGCAAGAACGCCTTGACGATTTTGCACATCCACATACAGCTCGGTTATAAACTCTTGTTCATAATCATCAGACCATTCTACCGCCATGTATTTATCGAGCTCTTTTTGATAGCCGCGTACATTCGGGCAGGTCTCTCTGTGGACAACCAAGCCTCGCCCTGGTGATACATGGGCAATAATATGGTCATCAGGTATCGGATGACAGCAGTTAGCAAATGTGAGAAGCAATCCTTCCGCGCCGCGTATTGGCAACTTCTTCTTCGGCTTACCGCCTTCTGAAGGTTTGAGCTCATCGGCATCGCCTAGTAGCCTGCGCGCAATCACTATACTCATCAACTCACCCAGCCCAATGTCTGCCAATAGTTCATCGACGTTATCGATTTTTAACTCAGATAAGACATGCTGGATATTCTCTTCACGAATATCTGATAGCGACAAATCACCTAGAGCGTGATTGAGTAAACGGCGACCAAGGGTGATGGACTCTTCGCGGCGCATGGTTTTGAGCACTTGGCGTATTTTGGTTCGAGCCCGTGATGTAACCACATAGTTTAGCCAAGCTGCGTTGGGACGAGCTCCAGGCGCGCTGATGATTTCAATCGCTTGACCATTTTTGAGCGATTTACTCAAAGGATAAGGGTTGCGATCTACTCGTGCGCCGACACAGGTATTGCCCACATCGGTGTGAACAGCGTAGGCAAAATCGACAGCGGTTGCACCCACAGGGAGCTCAACAATACGACCTTTGGGGGTAAACACATAAATTTCGTCTGGGAAGAGATCTGATTTTACGTGTTCGATAAATTCGAATGAGTTACCCGCGCTTTGCTGTAATTCCAGCAGGCTTTGCATCCAGCGCTGAGCTTTAATTTGCGCTGTGGTGCCAGAGCGATCGCTGTTACCTTTATAGGACCAGTGTGCCGCGACCCCTTTGTCTGCCATTTGGTCCATATCTTCAGTACGGATCTGGACTTCAACGGGCACACCATGAGGGCCAACCATAGAGGTGTGAATGGACTGATAACCATTCGCCTTAGGCACGGCTATGTAATCTTTCATTCTTCCTGGGCGCGGTTTATACAAGCTGTGAACTTGTCCTAAAACGCGATAACAGGTGTCGGCGTCAGAGACGACAACTCTGAATGCGTAGATATCCATGATGGTGTGAAAGCGTTGTTCTTTGGTCTTCATCTTGTTGTAGATGGAATAGAGGTTTTTCTCTCGACCAAACACTCGTGCTTTGAGCCCAATTTCTTCGAGGCGGCCTTCAATTTCATCATGGATACGCTGAATCATCTCTTTACGGTTACCGCGCGCTGATTTAACAACGGCTTTTAACACGCGGTAGCGATTTGGATACAAGGCTTCAAAGCCTAACTCTTCGAGTTCAGTTTTGATGTTATGGATACCCAAACGATGAGCAAGCGGTGAGTATATTTCTAGGGTTTCTCTGGCAATACGACGTTTCTTGTCTGCTCGAAGCGCCCCTAAAGTGCGCATGTTATGGGTTCTGTCGGCAAGCTTGATAAGGATGACACGGATATCTTGCACCATGGCAAGAACCATTTTACGAAAATTTTCTGCTTGCGCTTCTTTACGATCACGAAATTTGAGTTTATCAAGTTTCGATACCCCGTCGACCAGTTCAGCAACAGTCGCACCAAATTGATTTTCTAAATCTTGTTTGGTTGCGGCAGTGTCTTCGATGACATCATGCAGTAGTGCGGCTTGTAGCGTCTCAATATCAAGGCGCATTTCAGCGAGAATTCGCGCCACGGCGACAGGGTGGATAATATAAGGTTCGCCACTTGAGCGAGTTTGCCCTTCATGGGCATCTTTCGCTACCACATAAGATTGACGCAGAGCCTCAATTTGAGGCTCTGGTAAGTATTCTTGGGCAACGTCTTTTAAGCTGTCGAATAGATACAAACTTTAGGCCCGAAAGATAGTTATTAGAAGAGTGTCAGATTAGCGACTGTGTGCAATACTGCTTACAGCTGCTAGCTCTGCTGCTTCTTGTTCCTGTTGCTCCTGACGCTCTCTAGCATCAAGAATTTCTTTAGTGATTAGGCCTTCTTCAATTTCGCGTAGAGCGATAACAGTTGCCTTATCATTCTCCTCTGGCACTAGTGAATCTTTACCACCAGTTTGCATTTGACGAGCGCGGCGAGCCGCAATAAGAACTAGGTCGAAGCGGTTGCCAACTTTTTCAACAGCGTCTTGAACAGTTACGCGTGCCATGAGAACTCCAAATTAGTTAACTAAAAATTTTGTATGACGAGAAATTATACAGTCTCTATGTTCTCAGTGTCTAGTAGCCACTGAGAGTAATTAGTGATAAACCACCGACAGGCGGCTTAATCTGCTAAAAGTGCATCAAGCATCACCTTATATTTGGCGGCTTGTTTATCTTGTTTTAATCTTTCAGCTCGAATGATCGCCTTAAAATCGATAAGTGCGTTATCGAAATCGTCGTTAACAATCACATAGTCATATTCGGTATAGTGAGAAATCTCAGACTTTGCTTCTGCCATACGTTTCGCAATCACAGCGTCACTGTCTTGCCCGCGAGCATTGAGTCGACGTTCCAACTCGTCGTCTGAAGGCGGTAAAATAAAGATACTCTGCGCTTTGGGCATTTGTTTCCGGATTTGCTGGGCTCCTTGCCAATCGATATCTAGGAAGATATCAATACCTTTATCTAAATTCTCTTCAATCCACAGGCGTGATGTTCCATAGTAGTTGCCAAACACTTCAGCGTATTCAAGAAAAGCGCCTTGCTCGATGAGTTCTTCGAAGGATTCTTTTTGCACGAAGTGATAATGAACACCGTCTTGTTCACCTGGGCGCATGCCACGGGTCGTGTGTGATACTGACACCTTCATGGCATAGGTCGGATTGGTCTC
Coding sequences within it:
- the trmH gene encoding tRNA (guanosine(18)-2'-O)-methyltransferase TrmH, with amino-acid sequence MNLERYQRIQQVLKSRQTDLTFCLEEVHKPNNVSAVIRSADATAIHKIHAVWPNAMRTLSHTSAGARNWVEVETHDTINDAVNILKQQNMQVLVTNLSETAVDFRDINYTKPTAIILGGEKMGASEQAKQLADQDIIIPMLGMVQSLNVSVASAVIMYEAQRQRQAAGLYDNPANPIAESTVQKVLFERGHPVLAKVAKRKGLPYPLIDEQGEVIASEDWWREMQQK
- the spoT gene encoding bifunctional GTP diphosphokinase/guanosine-3',5'-bis pyrophosphate 3'-pyrophosphohydrolase, with amino-acid sequence MYLFDSLKDVAQEYLPEPQIEALRQSYVVAKDAHEGQTRSSGEPYIIHPVAVARILAEMRLDIETLQAALLHDVIEDTAATKQDLENQFGATVAELVDGVSKLDKLKFRDRKEAQAENFRKMVLAMVQDIRVILIKLADRTHNMRTLGALRADKKRRIARETLEIYSPLAHRLGIHNIKTELEELGFEALYPNRYRVLKAVVKSARGNRKEMIQRIHDEIEGRLEEIGLKARVFGREKNLYSIYNKMKTKEQRFHTIMDIYAFRVVVSDADTCYRVLGQVHSLYKPRPGRMKDYIAVPKANGYQSIHTSMVGPHGVPVEVQIRTEDMDQMADKGVAAHWSYKGNSDRSGTTAQIKAQRWMQSLLELQQSAGNSFEFIEHVKSDLFPDEIYVFTPKGRIVELPVGATAVDFAYAVHTDVGNTCVGARVDRNPYPLSKSLKNGQAIEIISAPGARPNAAWLNYVVTSRARTKIRQVLKTMRREESITLGRRLLNHALGDLSLSDIREENIQHVLSELKIDNVDELLADIGLGELMSIVIARRLLGDADELKPSEGGKPKKKLPIRGAEGLLLTFANCCHPIPDDHIIAHVSPGRGLVVHRETCPNVRGYQKELDKYMAVEWSDDYEQEFITELYVDVQNRQGVLAELTNVISKTGSNIHGLSTEEKDGRLYTVTVLLTTKDRVHLAGIMRKIKAMPHALKVRRRKN
- the rpoZ gene encoding DNA-directed RNA polymerase subunit omega — its product is MARVTVQDAVEKVGNRFDLVLIAARRARQMQTGGKDSLVPEENDKATVIALREIEEGLITKEILDARERQEQQEQEAAELAAVSSIAHSR
- the gmk gene encoding guanylate kinase, with translation MGKGTLYIVSAPSGAGKSSLISAMLETNPTYAMKVSVSHTTRGMRPGEQDGVHYHFVQKESFEELIEQGAFLEYAEVFGNYYGTSRLWIEENLDKGIDIFLDIDWQGAQQIRKQMPKAQSIFILPPSDDELERRLNARGQDSDAVIAKRMAEAKSEISHYTEYDYVIVNDDFDNALIDFKAIIRAERLKQDKQAAKYKVMLDALLAD